The Thermoanaerobaculia bacterium genomic interval CTTAACGTACGCCTCGGTACGCCGCGCCCGCGGGCCGGCTCGCCCGAACCCGTCTTCCAACCCCTCTGGCCGCGCCTAGGAATGATTTTGAGTCCAAAAGCCGCCGGGCTCGCGCCTCGCCGCGCCGTCAGGTGATTCCAGCGGACGCCGACGCGGGACTCCTGACGGAATGACTCGCGACTCCCGGCGGGCCGGCTCGCCCGAACCCGTCTTCCAACCCCTCTGGCCGCGCCTGAGAATCGCGTTCCCGTTGCGAGCCGCCAGTGGCGCACGAGTCGCACTCGGCCACCGCTAGGGTCCAGTGAATTCGCTGCGGTTAACGGTGAGGCGCGGCGAGGCGCGAGCGAGACGGGATGCGGGTCGGCCGCGGCGTCCCGACGCGTACTGAGAACGTACGTTGAGGGCGACGCGGGCGGCACGCGCCCGTGTGCCGTCGCACTGCGTGCTCGGCGATTGACGCGCTCGGCGCTTCGCGCCGGCCGCTACGCGGCCGGTACGTCGCGGAGCGACGGACCGCGCTGAATTCCGGCTCGATGCATCGTCCGCGCTAGCCTTTCCAGCTGGCGCGGTTCTCCGGGCCCTCCCAAACGACGACTTCCACGACTCGCGCGGGCGCGACCGCGCCGGAGGACGCGATCCGCTCCGCGAAGTGGCGCGCGATGTTCTCGGCCGACGTGTTGCGGCCGGCGAACGCCGGATGGTCGTTGACGTTTCGGTAGTCGAGCTCGGCGGCGATTCCTTTCACCAGCTCCCTCGCCCCCACGAAATCGACGGCGAGGTCGTCGGGATCGAGGCTCGCCGCTTCGAGCACGACTTCGACGCGGTAGGAATGGCCGTGGAGCGGCTCCGGCTGGCCGCGGTAGTGGATCAGGAAGTGCGCGGCTTCGAAGCGGGCTTCGACGGTGACTCGGAACGGC includes:
- a CDS encoding 6-carboxytetrahydropterin synthase: MPFRVTVEARFEAAHFLIHYRGQPEPLHGHSYRVEVVLEAASLDPDDLAVDFVGARELVKGIAAELDYRNVNDHPAFAGRNTSAENIARHFAERIASSGAVAPARVVEVVVWEGPENRASWKG